The proteins below come from a single Parageobacillus toebii NBRC 107807 genomic window:
- the citZ gene encoding citrate synthase, whose protein sequence is MTVTRGLEGVVATTSSISSIIDDTLTYVGYDIDDLAENALFEEVIYLLWHRELPTRQQLEELKQQLAENAAIPKEIIEHFKQYPIDKVHPMAALRTAISMLGLYDEEADVMTKEANYRKAIRLQAKIPTVVTAFARVRKGLEPVEPRKDLGFAANFLYMLTGKEPNETAVEAFNKALVLHADHELNASTFTARVCVATLSDVYSGVTAAIGALKGPLHGGANEAVMKMLKEIGTIDNVESYIYKKLENKEKIMGFGHRVYRKGDPRAKHLKKMSEKLTKLVGEPHWYEMSARIEEIVTSEKSLPPNVDFYSASVYHCLGIDHDLFTPIFAVSRMSGWLAHILEQYDNNRLIRPRAEYTGPAKRAYVPIEQRG, encoded by the coding sequence ATGACAGTTACACGCGGTCTAGAAGGGGTTGTGGCAACCACGTCAAGCATTAGCTCGATTATTGATGACACGCTAACATACGTAGGCTATGACATTGATGATTTGGCAGAAAACGCTTTGTTCGAAGAGGTTATTTATTTGCTTTGGCATCGTGAACTTCCGACGAGACAACAGTTGGAAGAGCTAAAACAGCAATTGGCGGAAAATGCGGCAATTCCGAAAGAAATTATTGAACATTTTAAACAGTATCCAATCGACAAAGTTCATCCGATGGCAGCATTGCGGACAGCGATTTCTATGTTAGGGCTATACGACGAAGAAGCAGATGTAATGACAAAAGAAGCAAACTATCGCAAAGCGATTCGTTTGCAAGCAAAAATTCCTACAGTTGTTACAGCATTCGCCCGCGTCCGCAAAGGGTTGGAGCCTGTCGAGCCAAGAAAAGATTTAGGATTTGCAGCTAACTTCCTTTACATGTTGACAGGCAAAGAACCAAATGAAACGGCTGTTGAAGCGTTTAACAAAGCGCTTGTTTTACATGCGGATCATGAATTAAACGCATCGACATTTACTGCGCGTGTTTGCGTAGCGACATTATCAGATGTTTACTCTGGTGTGACAGCGGCGATTGGAGCGTTGAAAGGACCGCTTCACGGGGGCGCAAATGAAGCAGTTATGAAAATGTTAAAAGAAATTGGAACGATTGATAATGTAGAATCATATATCTACAAAAAGTTAGAAAATAAAGAAAAAATCATGGGCTTTGGCCATCGCGTTTACCGAAAGGGCGATCCGCGTGCGAAACATTTGAAAAAGATGTCGGAAAAATTAACGAAGCTTGTTGGTGAACCACATTGGTATGAAATGTCAGCGAGAATTGAAGAAATTGTTACTTCCGAAAAATCACTGCCACCAAACGTTGATTTTTACTCGGCATCTGTTTATCACTGCTTAGGAATTGATCATGACTTATTTACGCCGATTTTTGCAGTAAGCCGTATGTCTGGATGGCTTGCCCATATTTTAGAACAATACGATAACAATCGTCTCATTCGTCCGCGCGCGGAATACACAGGTCCGGCAAAAAGGGCATATGTGCCGATTGAACAACGCGGCTGA
- a CDS encoding ISNCY family transposase, producing the protein MISNWNSEHAWTYEIDPILEALFRYIDSLSLPETPYVTGRPPVSKKSLLKCFFLKTYFSIDSLRKLVRILQRFRCFQRACGLGEVPHLSTFSRAAKWFREQGFPVFHAQLLKDLEVRYPQIVLIDSTALRSSLYDSQAKWGVSTRYHWFKGYKLHLCTTAEGIILSHVLTTANRNDAAVAPELLVSLKQWDIEFVLGDAAYDSEKVRQTAEQSGILFISPINRRNSEERKDAYGRVLPVFLKTRFGQWLFGLRREIERVFNELKSDGLEQPRWYGFHRYVLHVLCCILMHNFEFLL; encoded by the coding sequence ATGATTTCCAATTGGAACAGCGAACATGCATGGACTTATGAAATTGACCCAATTTTAGAAGCATTATTTCGGTATATCGACTCGCTATCATTGCCGGAAACACCGTATGTGACAGGAAGACCGCCGGTGTCGAAAAAATCGTTGTTGAAATGTTTCTTTTTGAAAACCTATTTTTCCATTGATTCCTTGCGAAAATTAGTGCGCATCCTGCAGCGTTTTCGCTGTTTTCAACGGGCCTGTGGGCTTGGTGAAGTCCCTCACCTTTCTACGTTTTCCCGTGCGGCGAAGTGGTTCCGGGAACAAGGATTTCCTGTTTTTCATGCACAGCTGCTCAAAGATCTAGAAGTACGTTATCCGCAAATCGTGCTTATCGACAGCACAGCCCTTCGAAGCAGTCTTTACGATTCACAGGCGAAATGGGGAGTGTCCACCCGATATCACTGGTTTAAAGGATATAAACTCCATCTCTGCACCACCGCCGAGGGAATCATTTTATCTCATGTGTTGACCACAGCGAATCGAAATGATGCGGCAGTAGCACCAGAATTGCTTGTTTCTTTAAAGCAGTGGGATATCGAATTTGTATTGGGCGATGCCGCGTATGACAGTGAAAAGGTTCGTCAAACAGCAGAGCAGTCAGGAATCCTATTCATTTCCCCTATCAACCGCCGCAATAGCGAGGAACGAAAAGATGCCTATGGCCGGGTTCTTCCTGTCTTTTTGAAAACGAGATTTGGCCAATGGCTGTTTGGACTTCGTCGTGAGATTGAACGAGTATTTAATGAGTTAAAGAGTGACGGGTTGGAACAGCCAAGATGGTATGGATTTCATCGATATGTACTGCATGTGTTATGTTGCATCCTTATGCATAACTTCGAGTTTTTACTCTAG
- a CDS encoding DUF441 domain-containing protein: protein MSEPILFLLILFIIGFIAKNQSLMIAVAILLIIKMVGMGEKWLPIVHEKGIHWGVTVITIAVLAPIATGEIGFRQLIASLQSLSAWIALLSGIFVALVAKGGVTLLATDPHMTAALVFGTIIAVSLFHGVAVGPLIGAGIAYMVMKVIEYF from the coding sequence GTGAGCGAACCAATATTGTTTTTACTTATTTTATTTATTATCGGATTTATTGCCAAAAACCAATCATTAATGATTGCGGTTGCTATTTTATTAATTATTAAAATGGTCGGGATGGGAGAAAAGTGGCTGCCTATCGTCCATGAAAAAGGAATTCATTGGGGAGTTACGGTGATCACGATTGCTGTATTGGCGCCGATTGCTACGGGAGAGATTGGTTTTAGACAATTAATCGCATCACTGCAGTCGCTTTCGGCTTGGATCGCGCTATTATCAGGAATCTTTGTCGCATTAGTCGCGAAAGGTGGAGTCACATTATTGGCAACGGACCCGCATATGACGGCTGCTCTCGTATTTGGGACGATTATTGCAGTGTCGCTTTTTCATGGCGTTGCTGTCGGTCCACTAATCGGTGCGGGGATTGCTTATATGGTGATGAAAGTGATAGAATATTTTTAA